One region of Marivirga arenosa genomic DNA includes:
- a CDS encoding NUDIX domain-containing protein, producing MSANPKESINQKFGGKIRVRVAGILIENEKILLLKHDGVGKREFLWSPPGGGLEFGQDAEKNLIREFKEETALNIKVIKLLFVNEFINESIHAIELFYEVEKTGGILKLGKDPEMGKQQILSELAFFDEKKLKNTERDYLHNMFIGINKPQEVLNLKGYFKFVNNSIK from the coding sequence ATGAGTGCAAACCCAAAGGAAAGTATAAATCAAAAGTTTGGAGGTAAGATAAGAGTTCGTGTTGCTGGCATATTAATAGAAAATGAAAAAATATTATTATTGAAACATGATGGTGTGGGCAAAAGAGAATTTCTATGGTCGCCACCAGGCGGAGGTTTAGAATTTGGACAAGACGCTGAAAAAAATTTAATTAGAGAGTTTAAGGAAGAAACCGCTTTAAATATTAAAGTAATTAAGCTGCTGTTTGTGAATGAATTTATTAATGAAAGTATTCATGCAATTGAATTGTTTTATGAGGTGGAAAAGACAGGAGGAATACTTAAATTAGGAAAAGATCCTGAAATGGGAAAGCAGCAAATTTTAAGTGAATTAGCATTTTTTGATGAAAAAAAATTAAAAAACACAGAAAGAGACTATCTTCACAATATGTTTATTGGAATAAATAAACCCCAAGAAGTTTTAAATCTTAAAGGATATTTTAAATTTGTGAATAATTCCATAAAATAG
- a CDS encoding DUF1573 domain-containing protein, whose translation MRKALLFFASFFILSAAIAQSTESANGPEITFEEKSHDFGDISQGDVVEHVFKFENTGKQPLIISNVKTTCGCTVPSYPRGEAIAPGETGEITVKFNSRGKMGRQNKIVRIVSNIGEERSVRITTNVLPKDS comes from the coding sequence ATGAGAAAGGCATTATTATTTTTCGCATCATTTTTCATCTTAAGTGCAGCAATTGCACAAAGCACTGAGAGTGCAAATGGTCCAGAAATTACGTTTGAAGAGAAAAGTCATGACTTTGGTGATATTTCACAAGGTGATGTAGTAGAACATGTATTCAAGTTTGAAAATACTGGTAAACAACCTTTGATTATATCTAATGTTAAAACAACCTGTGGTTGTACTGTACCTAGTTATCCTAGAGGTGAAGCAATTGCACCAGGTGAAACTGGCGAAATCACTGTTAAATTTAACAGTAGAGGTAAAATGGGGAGACAAAATAAAATTGTTAGAATTGTCTCGAATATAGGTGAGGAGAGAAGTGTGAGGATTACTACCAACGTATTACCAAAAGATTCTTAA
- a CDS encoding ATP-dependent DNA helicase: MPKASQIIRSKFPFEPTSSQSQFFKLLDTFFDIDDADRPIMLLKGYAGTGKTTIVSALVKFLPLFNYKYVLMAPTGRAAKVMSNYSKRLAFTIHKKIYRQKNEIGSGDLNFSLQKNYHEHTLFIIDEASMLSDDKGFGNSSLLDDVVNYVFQNPGNRILFIGDDAQLPPVGKSNSAGLDANFLRTSYRSEVVESILTEVMRQAEGSGILYNATLLRAQLSQKDFKIQFRTQAFKDIFKMTGERLEDGLRYSYDKYGIENTAIICRSNKMAVQYNEYIRRQIHFMEGELEAGDFLMIVRNNYVYQTEDTPGGFLANGDFMEVVKVINFEEMYGLRFADLEIRLTDYEDHPNLQVKVILDTLHANSPSLSNEDYLNLYNQVAEDYMDLSSKTERKAAIKKDPYLNALQIKFAYALTCHKSQGGQWKSVFVDQGYLTDEMINKEYIRWLYTAITRSTEELFLVNFHPKFYN, encoded by the coding sequence ATGCCTAAGGCATCACAAATCATAAGGTCGAAATTTCCTTTTGAGCCTACCTCAAGTCAGTCTCAATTTTTTAAACTGTTAGATACATTTTTTGATATTGATGATGCTGATAGGCCCATCATGCTTTTAAAAGGTTACGCTGGTACAGGTAAAACTACTATTGTCAGCGCATTAGTGAAATTTTTACCGCTTTTTAACTATAAATACGTTTTGATGGCGCCCACAGGACGTGCGGCTAAGGTAATGAGTAATTACTCGAAGCGTTTGGCTTTTACTATTCATAAAAAGATTTATCGTCAGAAAAATGAAATAGGGAGCGGAGATCTTAATTTTTCATTACAAAAAAATTACCATGAACATACTCTTTTCATAATCGATGAAGCGAGTATGCTTTCCGATGATAAAGGTTTTGGTAATAGTAGTTTACTTGATGATGTGGTGAATTATGTTTTTCAAAATCCTGGAAATAGAATTTTATTTATAGGGGATGATGCCCAACTTCCTCCTGTAGGTAAATCGAATAGTGCAGGATTAGATGCTAATTTCTTACGGACTAGCTATAGATCAGAAGTAGTAGAATCTATTTTGACTGAAGTGATGAGGCAGGCTGAAGGTTCTGGGATTTTATATAATGCCACTTTATTAAGAGCTCAACTTTCACAAAAGGATTTTAAAATTCAATTCAGAACTCAAGCTTTCAAAGATATTTTTAAGATGACAGGGGAGCGGCTTGAGGATGGTTTGCGTTATTCATATGATAAATACGGTATTGAGAATACTGCTATTATATGTAGGAGTAATAAAATGGCAGTACAATACAATGAGTATATTAGGAGACAAATTCATTTTATGGAAGGCGAGCTTGAAGCGGGGGATTTTTTAATGATTGTGCGTAATAATTATGTTTACCAAACAGAAGACACACCCGGTGGGTTTTTAGCCAATGGTGACTTTATGGAAGTCGTTAAAGTCATAAATTTTGAGGAGATGTACGGATTGAGATTTGCAGACCTTGAAATACGACTAACTGATTATGAAGATCATCCTAATTTACAAGTGAAAGTAATTTTAGATACACTACATGCAAATAGTCCGTCTTTAAGTAATGAGGATTATTTGAATTTGTATAATCAGGTAGCAGAAGATTATATGGATTTATCTTCCAAAACAGAAAGGAAGGCAGCGATTAAGAAAGATCCGTATTTAAATGCTCTCCAAATTAAATTTGCTTATGCTTTAACTTGCCATAAATCTCAAGGGGGGCAATGGAAGTCAGTTTTCGTAGATCAGGGTTATTTAACGGATGAAATGATTAATAAGGAATATATTAGGTGGTTGTACACTGCTATCACTAGATCAACAGAAGAACTGTTTTTAGTTAATTTTCATCCAAAATTTTATAATTAA
- a CDS encoding DUF4097 family beta strand repeat-containing protein, with protein sequence MKYRFKIIMIALLLCNTISFAQSQQNEILKKSYTPASKNTKLEVSSNFGNINLVTWDNNSIDVSIKLESEGFSDKEISDILDKIDLKTNESAAVISIKTDLKSYNFTSRKNKSFKINYEIKMPDNHPLSLKNEFGNIFMTDYKGKADINLEYGDLTAGSMQELHLRNEFGKVNIESITSGDFDLEYINEFSLQSADRLILKSEFSKLEISKVSTIEFDVEYGKLEIGEVNDYDGNAEFCSISIDTIFDNFNLDAEYASGTIEINQVSKDIKSFNLDTSFSKSELTLEKGSNFKFDTDHSFGKLNVKSQDVNFTMKEKDMNEESYQGTIGKTPNQANTTMRIKTSYGGCTIIGE encoded by the coding sequence AATATCGATTTAAAATTATAATGATTGCACTTTTATTGTGTAATACAATTTCCTTTGCTCAAAGTCAGCAAAATGAGATTTTGAAAAAATCATATACGCCTGCAAGTAAAAATACTAAATTAGAAGTAAGTAGTAACTTCGGAAATATTAACTTGGTAACATGGGATAACAACTCAATAGATGTATCAATAAAGCTTGAATCCGAAGGATTCTCCGACAAGGAAATTAGTGATATACTGGATAAAATAGATTTAAAAACAAATGAATCTGCAGCTGTAATATCAATCAAAACTGATTTAAAATCATATAATTTCACATCTAGAAAAAATAAGAGTTTTAAAATTAATTATGAGATTAAAATGCCTGATAACCATCCTTTGTCTTTAAAAAATGAATTCGGCAATATTTTCATGACCGATTATAAAGGGAAAGCAGATATTAATCTTGAATATGGTGATTTAACGGCTGGTTCTATGCAAGAATTGCATTTAAGAAACGAATTCGGGAAAGTTAATATAGAATCAATTACTTCAGGTGATTTTGATTTAGAATATATTAATGAATTCAGCTTACAAAGTGCTGATCGATTAATTTTAAAATCAGAGTTCTCAAAGCTTGAAATAAGTAAAGTATCAACAATTGAATTTGATGTTGAGTATGGGAAATTAGAAATTGGTGAAGTAAATGATTATGATGGAAATGCTGAATTCTGTAGTATCTCTATTGACACAATCTTTGATAATTTCAATTTAGATGCGGAATATGCCAGTGGAACAATAGAAATAAATCAAGTAAGTAAAGATATTAAATCCTTTAATCTTGATACTTCCTTCTCAAAATCAGAACTGACTCTAGAAAAAGGATCTAACTTTAAATTTGACACTGATCACTCATTTGGAAAATTGAACGTGAAAAGTCAAGACGTAAACTTCACCATGAAGGAAAAAGATATGAATGAGGAATCATATCAAGGAACTATAGGAAAAACGCCTAATCAAGCAAATACAACAATGCGAATCAAAACTTCTTATGGTGGATGTACGATAATCGGAGAGTAA
- a CDS encoding PaaI family thioesterase, with protein MLENTVENDFKLRVEKFLERQEFMKHIGFDLSVIEEGRTEGWLDIKQIHKQQKGLVHGGVTATIADIVAGFAAYTTVPMDCHVVTAEIKVSYFKAGTGEKLHAIGTVIKKGRKLNFCEAEIYAVEGDKKSLIAKATTTMAVITPQDINHKMNA; from the coding sequence ATGCTGGAAAATACGGTGGAAAACGACTTTAAGTTAAGAGTAGAGAAGTTTCTTGAAAGACAAGAATTCATGAAACATATTGGTTTCGATTTGTCTGTTATAGAAGAGGGTAGAACAGAAGGGTGGCTAGATATTAAACAAATTCATAAACAACAAAAAGGTTTAGTTCATGGTGGAGTTACAGCTACTATTGCCGATATAGTAGCAGGTTTTGCAGCTTATACTACGGTTCCTATGGATTGCCATGTGGTTACTGCAGAAATAAAAGTTTCTTATTTTAAAGCAGGAACTGGGGAAAAGCTTCATGCAATCGGAACTGTGATTAAAAAAGGTAGGAAATTGAATTTTTGCGAAGCTGAAATTTATGCTGTAGAAGGTGATAAAAAGAGTTTAATTGCTAAAGCCACTACTACTATGGCTGTAATTACTCCACAAGATATCAATCATAAAATGAATGCCTAA
- a CDS encoding DUF3822 family protein produces the protein MDITKEKVFKSLKKVKDDKFSIDKIEQYCLVLEIGDRDLQVAVIDIKSDRVLILEDYSLTKTEDEHQKVQVLKALFDEHHLLMVGFWKEVVLCFKNPKYCLAPLSYFSKDNARAILKMNCEVQSSDSVGYYKVNSNDSVNIFTYQKEVLKFIRSIYVNSKIRVTHQSGMLVNAVLSNPPFANENELSLYIDRFYLHAAVTNNGKLVYFNSFKIQKFEEYIKYINLICHEFKILKKEGIIKVWGYIKKDSSHFEALKKNFPVLEVGNRTSKLNFGFKFDEIPEHQYFDVFGNYFNL, from the coding sequence TTGGATATTACTAAAGAAAAAGTATTTAAATCACTCAAAAAGGTCAAGGACGATAAGTTTTCTATTGACAAAATCGAACAATACTGTTTAGTATTAGAGATTGGAGATAGAGATTTACAAGTAGCCGTCATTGACATCAAATCTGACAGAGTATTAATTCTTGAAGATTATAGTTTAACAAAAACTGAAGATGAACATCAAAAAGTGCAAGTATTAAAAGCACTTTTTGATGAGCATCATCTCCTTATGGTGGGCTTTTGGAAAGAAGTAGTACTTTGCTTCAAGAATCCAAAATATTGCTTGGCTCCCCTATCCTATTTTTCTAAGGATAATGCGAGAGCCATTCTCAAAATGAATTGTGAAGTTCAATCTTCTGACTCAGTTGGATATTACAAAGTAAACAGTAACGATTCTGTAAACATCTTTACCTACCAAAAGGAAGTTTTAAAATTTATTAGATCAATTTACGTAAACAGCAAAATTAGAGTTACTCACCAAAGTGGCATGCTGGTGAATGCTGTTTTATCGAACCCTCCTTTTGCCAATGAAAATGAACTATCATTGTATATTGATAGATTCTATCTTCATGCAGCAGTAACTAATAATGGTAAATTGGTTTACTTTAATTCATTTAAAATCCAAAAATTCGAGGAGTATATTAAGTATATCAACCTCATCTGCCATGAATTTAAAATCCTTAAAAAAGAAGGTATCATAAAAGTGTGGGGTTATATTAAGAAAGATTCCTCACATTTTGAAGCCTTAAAAAAGAATTTTCCTGTTTTAGAAGTAGGCAATAGAACTTCTAAATTAAACTTTGGATTTAAATTTGACGAAATACCTGAACATCAATATTTTGATGTTTTTGGAAACTATTTCAACCTATAA